A region from the Arcanobacterium buesumense genome encodes:
- a CDS encoding thiamine pyrophosphate-dependent enzyme — MDRKALDVCYLFTKLNTFCPSLQIVCHLGPTAFLATDIFHPGTVLPLYGSMGMVLPVGLGLALKSNSKIIAVEGDGGLLMNLGAAATVATISPRNMLCIILDNGGYRTTGGQPSAFSGTKGIPEILEASGFDYVMTATEENICDALTWGLQPGLRALVCKTIPLNYPFRDRLISPTDTISAFAERYGSNLDDS, encoded by the coding sequence ATGGATCGTAAAGCACTCGACGTATGTTACTTGTTCACTAAGTTAAATACCTTCTGCCCATCTCTACAGATTGTATGCCATCTAGGACCGACTGCATTTCTCGCAACCGATATTTTTCACCCTGGTACGGTACTGCCGCTATATGGTTCCATGGGCATGGTGTTGCCGGTTGGGCTCGGCTTAGCCCTCAAATCAAATTCTAAGATTATAGCAGTCGAAGGTGATGGGGGATTACTTATGAATCTCGGTGCAGCTGCGACAGTAGCAACCATTTCTCCGCGAAATATGCTATGTATTATTTTAGACAATGGAGGGTATCGTACAACCGGGGGACAACCTTCAGCGTTTTCTGGGACAAAAGGTATTCCTGAAATACTTGAAGCCTCTGGTTTCGATTATGTGATGACAGCCACGGAAGAAAATATTTGTGATGCGCTGACCTGGGGACTGCAACCAGGTTTGCGAGCATTGGTTTGTAAAACGATACCTCTCAATTACCCGTTTAGGGATCGTTTAATTTCTCCTACTGATACAATCTCAGCATTCGCCGAGCGATATGGTTCCAATCTCGATGATTCATAG
- a CDS encoding MFS transporter translates to MNYKDIIFDREAGPLLLAINISRLAAGLVPFGLIAMYSSKHEYMFAGIASALLMAAGTLTAPYKGRVVMRFTPLRTIIPMSVGYCLCVGFGAFLSFIDKPFYVAVVFLLMGTLIAPPTPALVRTLWTRLALTDSHNRALHTLDSVSEELVFAITPLITTFFWSTVGAFWAIPVGLFCGFIGTTAIITLAGRNYTSTHNLISHPLSVGKSEGHEYQMHDVRSIYFNRITWGILGPMLGLGSAMGALSILLTKWSETILSEQSMAGVFLSIISFSGFFVGLLFGKVNAESISTQAQYRMASLAVAIGVIVITLGGNLFFVVIGSVILGSGMTIMFITSFMLIGAYYLEIRQTEMNAAIGASFDVGSGVANLSTGFLLSYFSLNLSLCLLSVVVILFTSMSFFIEAPAGYRR, encoded by the coding sequence ATGAATTACAAGGATATTATTTTTGATCGTGAAGCAGGGCCGCTGCTTCTAGCTATAAATATTAGTCGTTTAGCAGCAGGCTTAGTCCCATTCGGGTTGATCGCAATGTATAGTAGTAAACACGAGTATATGTTTGCAGGGATTGCATCTGCGTTACTAATGGCGGCTGGTACCCTTACGGCACCATACAAAGGTAGAGTAGTCATGCGCTTTACGCCACTGCGAACGATTATTCCTATGTCTGTAGGATATTGCCTCTGTGTGGGGTTTGGAGCATTTCTTAGTTTCATCGATAAGCCATTTTACGTTGCTGTAGTATTTTTATTAATGGGCACATTGATAGCCCCACCGACTCCTGCTCTGGTGCGAACATTATGGACTCGTCTTGCTCTTACCGACTCACATAATCGCGCACTTCATACCCTTGATTCTGTCTCCGAGGAACTAGTATTCGCTATTACGCCTTTGATCACTACCTTTTTTTGGTCTACTGTAGGAGCATTTTGGGCTATCCCTGTTGGCCTCTTCTGTGGATTCATAGGAACGACAGCAATAATAACGCTAGCTGGAAGGAACTATACATCTACTCATAATCTTATATCGCACCCATTAAGCGTTGGTAAATCTGAGGGTCATGAGTATCAGATGCATGATGTTCGATCTATTTACTTCAATCGTATTACCTGGGGAATTCTTGGCCCAATGCTTGGCCTTGGCTCTGCAATGGGTGCGTTAAGTATTCTACTAACAAAGTGGTCTGAAACAATTCTTAGTGAGCAGTCAATGGCTGGTGTATTTCTTTCAATAATTAGTTTTTCAGGATTTTTCGTAGGTTTACTTTTTGGAAAAGTCAACGCCGAATCAATCAGCACGCAGGCCCAGTATCGAATGGCATCATTAGCTGTTGCAATCGGAGTAATAGTTATCACTTTGGGAGGGAATCTTTTTTTCGTGGTGATTGGCTCAGTGATTCTGGGTTCTGGTATGACGATAATGTTTATTACCTCCTTCATGCTTATTGGTGCATATTATTTAGAAATTCGGCAAACAGAGATGAATGCCGCCATTGGCGCATCATTCGATGTTGGTAGTGGTGTCGCGAACTTATCCACAGGTTTTTTGCTGTCGTACTTCAGCCTGAATCTATCGCTTTGCTTGTTGAGTGTAGTAGTAATACTGTTTACCAGTATGTCGTTTTTTATCGAGGCTCCGGCCGGATACAGGAGATGA
- a CDS encoding DNA glycosylase AlkZ-like family protein, whose amino-acid sequence MIESGKVKRVENIDLRTARKVAVLAQGLAPAQLGSLNSLESVIQRLGCVQIDSIQAVRRSQEIVLLSRGVDKSEVDSLYTSAAGLFENWGHAHSLLPQSLWPIFHWRRDRIRKNGLSGVPYNPKVAADVLKRISIDGPATHGMLGKTRGNGWNRSSEVKVACEWLLSFGELAVVSRDERWQRIYSTPEQANMPTEEKLSVDESLQKSVDLALGALGVARLKDVYDYFRFPKASQIAEYCHESRFIPVNVEGLRDTWLIDEQLLDKVDELDWSSLHISVLSPFDSLIWHRPRQLALFGKDYRLEIYKPANKREFGYFAMPLLNNENIIGRVAARVSNGTVEIENLEIDETIDADFVEHEVARTLQLWTDLPEK is encoded by the coding sequence ATGATCGAGAGTGGAAAAGTCAAGCGTGTGGAGAATATCGATCTGCGGACTGCGCGAAAGGTAGCTGTCCTTGCGCAAGGGTTAGCCCCGGCTCAGCTAGGGTCGCTTAATTCATTGGAATCGGTGATACAGCGACTGGGTTGCGTACAAATAGATTCAATTCAGGCAGTGCGTCGTTCGCAAGAAATTGTGCTTCTTTCCCGTGGGGTCGATAAATCTGAAGTAGATAGTCTTTACACTTCAGCGGCCGGATTGTTCGAAAATTGGGGCCATGCACATTCGCTTCTTCCGCAATCTCTATGGCCGATTTTTCACTGGCGCCGTGATCGTATCCGCAAAAATGGTCTCAGTGGTGTTCCATATAACCCGAAAGTTGCAGCTGATGTTTTGAAGCGGATTTCGATCGATGGGCCGGCTACACATGGAATGCTTGGTAAAACTCGTGGCAACGGCTGGAATCGCAGTAGTGAGGTGAAAGTCGCGTGTGAATGGTTGTTGAGCTTTGGCGAATTGGCTGTGGTTAGCAGAGATGAACGCTGGCAAAGGATATACAGCACCCCGGAACAAGCTAATATGCCTACTGAGGAGAAGTTAAGTGTTGATGAGAGCCTGCAAAAATCGGTAGATCTTGCTTTAGGTGCACTTGGGGTTGCGAGGCTTAAGGATGTTTATGATTACTTTCGATTCCCGAAAGCCTCACAGATCGCTGAATATTGTCACGAAAGCAGATTTATTCCGGTGAATGTTGAGGGACTCAGAGACACCTGGTTGATCGATGAACAGTTGCTTGACAAAGTTGATGAATTGGATTGGTCAAGTCTGCATATTTCGGTTCTCTCGCCATTTGATTCGTTAATTTGGCATCGTCCACGTCAGCTAGCGCTTTTCGGAAAAGACTATCGACTCGAAATTTACAAGCCCGCGAATAAGCGCGAATTTGGCTACTTTGCTATGCCGCTTCTGAACAATGAAAACATTATTGGAAGAGTCGCCGCAAGAGTTTCGAACGGCACCGTTGAGATCGAGAACCTTGAAATAGATGAGACAATTGACGCCGACTTTGTCGAACATGAAGTTGCACGGACTCTACAACTTTGGACAGATCTCCCTGAGAAGTGA